Proteins from a genomic interval of Stenotrophomonas sp. WZN-1:
- the cyoB gene encoding cytochrome o ubiquinol oxidase subunit I yields the protein MLGKLSIESIPHDPIVLTTLVGAVLGGLGVMALITKFKLWGYLWKEWFTSVDHKKIGVMYLIVAFVMLLRGFSDAIMMRTQQAIAVGGSEGYLPPHHYDQIFTAHGVIMIFFVAMPLITGLMNLAVPLQIGARDVAFPFVNSLSFWLFVSGAVLIMLSLWIGEFAATGWLAFPPLSGIEYSPSVGMDYYIWGLQVAGLGTTLSGINFFITILKMRTPSMKLMQMPVFTWTALVTNVLIVAAFPVLTITLVLLTLDRYLGTHFFTNDGGGNAMLYINLIWIWGHPEVYILVLPAFGVFSEVIATFSRKALFGYKGMVYATACIGVLSFIVWLHHFFTMGSGANVNAFFGITTMIISIPTGVKIFNWLFTMFRGRVHFTTPVLWTIGFMVTFVIGGMTGVMLAIPAIDFVLHNSLFLIAHFHNVIIGGVVFGMFAGITYWWPKMFGFRLNEFWGKCAFWCWFIGFYVTFMPMYVLGFMGMTRRLQSTVNPAYEPLLLIAAAGAFIVGAGILCQIIQVAVSIRDRKKTVDLTGDPWDARTLEWETSSPPAFYNFGTLPEVTELDDFWERKQRGEAWPKPAKYTDIHMPRNTGTGVVIGAFSLVFGFAMIWHIWWLAIVGFVGMIATFIYRTFDQDVDYWVPAAEVERIENEHRKHLEAQGLVKSELKA from the coding sequence ATGTTGGGTAAACTCTCAATTGAGTCGATCCCCCACGATCCGATCGTGCTGACCACCCTGGTCGGCGCGGTGCTGGGTGGCCTGGGCGTCATGGCCCTGATCACCAAGTTCAAGCTGTGGGGCTATCTGTGGAAGGAGTGGTTCACCTCGGTGGATCACAAGAAGATCGGCGTGATGTACCTCATCGTCGCCTTCGTCATGCTGCTGCGCGGTTTCTCCGACGCCATCATGATGCGTACCCAGCAGGCCATCGCCGTCGGTGGCTCCGAGGGTTACCTGCCGCCGCACCACTACGACCAGATCTTCACCGCCCACGGCGTGATCATGATCTTCTTCGTGGCGATGCCGTTGATCACCGGCCTGATGAACCTGGCCGTGCCGCTGCAGATCGGTGCGCGCGACGTCGCGTTCCCGTTCGTCAACTCGCTCAGCTTCTGGCTGTTCGTGTCCGGTGCGGTGCTGATCATGCTGTCGCTGTGGATCGGTGAGTTCGCTGCCACCGGCTGGCTGGCATTCCCGCCACTGTCGGGCATCGAATACAGTCCAAGCGTCGGCATGGACTACTACATCTGGGGTCTACAGGTCGCAGGCCTGGGTACCACGTTGAGCGGTATCAACTTCTTCATCACCATCCTGAAGATGCGTACCCCCAGCATGAAGCTGATGCAGATGCCGGTGTTCACCTGGACCGCCCTGGTGACCAACGTGCTGATCGTCGCTGCCTTCCCGGTGCTGACCATCACCCTGGTGCTGCTGACCCTGGACCGTTACCTGGGTACGCACTTCTTCACCAATGACGGTGGCGGCAACGCCATGCTGTACATCAACCTGATCTGGATCTGGGGTCACCCGGAGGTGTACATCCTGGTCCTGCCGGCGTTCGGTGTGTTCTCCGAAGTCATCGCGACCTTCTCGCGCAAGGCGCTGTTCGGCTACAAGGGCATGGTCTACGCCACTGCCTGCATCGGCGTGCTGTCGTTCATCGTGTGGCTGCACCACTTCTTCACCATGGGTTCGGGTGCCAACGTCAATGCCTTCTTCGGCATCACGACGATGATCATCTCGATCCCGACCGGCGTGAAGATCTTCAACTGGCTGTTCACCATGTTCCGCGGCCGCGTGCACTTCACCACCCCGGTGCTGTGGACCATCGGCTTCATGGTCACCTTCGTCATCGGCGGCATGACCGGCGTGATGCTGGCGATCCCGGCCATCGACTTCGTGCTGCACAACAGCCTGTTCCTGATCGCCCACTTCCACAACGTCATCATCGGCGGCGTGGTGTTCGGCATGTTCGCCGGCATCACCTACTGGTGGCCGAAGATGTTCGGCTTCCGCCTCAATGAGTTCTGGGGCAAGTGCGCGTTCTGGTGCTGGTTCATCGGCTTCTACGTGACCTTCATGCCGATGTACGTGCTGGGCTTCATGGGCATGACCCGTCGCCTGCAGAGCACGGTCAACCCGGCCTATGAGCCGCTGCTGCTGATCGCAGCTGCGGGTGCCTTCATCGTCGGCGCCGGCATCCTGTGCCAGATCATCCAGGTGGCCGTGTCGATCCGCGACCGCAAGAAGACCGTCGACCTGACCGGCGACCCGTGGGATGCGCGTACGCTGGAGTGGGAAACCTCTTCGCCGCCGGCCTTCTACAACTTCGGCACCCTGCCGGAAGTCACCGAGCTGGACGATTTCTGGGAGCGCAAGCAGCGTGGTGAAGCCTGGCCGAAGCCGGCCAAGTACACCGACATCCACATGCCGCGCAATACCGGCACGGGCGTTGTCATCGGTGCCTTCAGCCTGGTGTTCGGCTTCGCGATGATCTGGCACATCTGGTGGCTGGCCATCGTCGGCTTCGTCGGCATGATCGCCACGTTCATCTACCGCACCTTCGACCAGGACGTGGACTACTGGGTCCCGGCCGCCGAGGTGGAACGCATCGAGAACGAACACCGCAAGCACCTGGAAGCCCAGGGCCTGGTGAAGTCGGAGCTGAAGGCATGA
- the cyoC gene encoding cytochrome o ubiquinol oxidase subunit III gives MSTNTSTLSHGHAAHAAAHGHDDHEHHDTGGNTVFGFWVYLMSDCLIFASLFATYVVLAGGTDGGPTAKDLFELPFVAWETALLLTSSLTFGLGMIAMHRKQMGQMYLWLGITWLLGFGFMCMEVWEFQHLIHQGYGPDRSAFLSAFFALVGTHGLHVSAGLLWLLVMFVQLKKYGLTPTNKTRMACLSLFWHFLDLIWIGVFSVVYLNGAL, from the coding sequence ATGAGCACCAATACCTCGACCCTGAGCCACGGGCACGCCGCGCACGCGGCGGCCCATGGCCATGACGACCACGAGCACCACGACACCGGCGGCAACACCGTCTTCGGTTTCTGGGTGTACCTGATGAGCGACTGCCTCATCTTCGCCTCGCTGTTCGCCACCTACGTGGTGCTGGCCGGCGGTACCGATGGTGGCCCCACCGCGAAGGACCTGTTCGAGCTGCCGTTCGTGGCGTGGGAAACCGCGCTGCTGCTGACCTCGTCGCTGACCTTCGGCCTGGGCATGATCGCCATGCACCGCAAGCAGATGGGCCAGATGTACCTGTGGCTGGGCATCACCTGGCTGCTGGGCTTTGGCTTCATGTGCATGGAAGTGTGGGAATTCCAGCACCTGATCCACCAGGGCTACGGCCCGGACCGCAGTGCCTTCCTGTCGGCGTTCTTCGCCTTGGTCGGCACCCACGGCCTGCACGTCAGCGCCGGCCTGCTGTGGCTGCTGGTGATGTTCGTGCAGCTGAAGAAGTACGGCCTGACCCCGACCAACAAGACCCGCATGGCGTGCCTGAGCCTGTTCTGGCACTTCCTGGACCTGATCTGGATCGGCGTGTTCTCCGTCGTCTACCTCAATGGAGCGCTGTAA
- the cyoD gene encoding cytochrome o ubiquinol oxidase subunit IV has translation MAHDNHAHDHGTGGESHGSVKSYLIGFVLAVVLTVIPFWMVMSGDFSRTVNGVVIAVTAVLQMLVHLVFFLHLDRSSESRWNVNAAAFTVVVIGIIVVGTLWVMHNMNVHMMH, from the coding sequence ATGGCACATGACAACCATGCACACGATCACGGCACCGGTGGCGAAAGCCACGGCAGCGTGAAGTCGTACCTGATCGGCTTCGTGCTGGCGGTGGTGCTGACCGTCATCCCGTTCTGGATGGTGATGTCGGGTGACTTCTCCCGCACCGTCAACGGTGTGGTGATCGCGGTCACCGCGGTGCTGCAGATGCTGGTCCACCTGGTGTTCTTCCTGCACCTGGACCGCTCTTCGGAAAGCCGCTGGAACGTCAACGCTGCGGCCTTCACCGTTGTGGTGATCGGCATCATCGTGGTCGGTACCCTGTGGGTCATGCACAACATGAACGTGCACATGATGCACTGA
- a CDS encoding bifunctional diguanylate cyclase/phosphodiesterase has protein sequence MTGSYSQSLVIISLLVAILASYTALDMAGRLATAEGRVARWWLTGGAAAMGLGIWSMHFIGMLAFDLPIPVGYDLGITLYSLAVSIGASAYALWLVSRPSLPWRRLLAGAVLMGLGIATMHYLGMAAMRMQPGIDYHAGWFAASIAVAIGAAGAALWIAFRLRAEHRHTLLLRALASLVMGLAIVGMHYTGMAAARFPEGSICGAVGSGGIDTRWLAVLVIVTTVATLGIALVASLFDRQMRVRTGLLADSLAHANNKLIQAALHDPLTQLPNRMLLQDRIEQAIEKARRRNHAVAVMFCDLDGFKAVNDAYGHQLGDRLLVAVAQRIGSLLRPQDTFARLGGDEFVIVLAIDIPDDAVVVAERIIAAAGEPFTLDAAELQVSASLGIALYPDDASNERELMAHADAAMYHTKETGRNGYTFFTPSMQLSANRQLRLLQDLRKAIARDELLLHYQPKFPAAGAPATGAEALLRWQHPELGLLAPDVFIPIAERSGLILPIGDWVLDRACAQLRTWHEAGHTEWSMAVNLSPLQFASPALLDSVREVLQRHRIEPARLTLEITETTAMKDVDASLAILNDLTAMGVHIAIDDFGTGYSSLLYLKRMPATELKIDRAFVHDLERNDEDAAIVSSIIALGRTLQLQVVAEGVETQAQREYLSELGCDQLQGYHLGRPMDAEEFLRRVG, from the coding sequence ATGACTGGCAGTTACAGTCAGAGCCTGGTCATCATCTCCCTGCTGGTGGCCATTCTTGCTTCGTACACAGCGCTGGACATGGCCGGGCGACTGGCCACGGCCGAGGGCCGGGTGGCCCGCTGGTGGCTGACCGGGGGCGCGGCGGCCATGGGGCTGGGCATCTGGTCGATGCACTTCATCGGCATGCTCGCCTTCGACCTGCCGATTCCGGTGGGTTACGACCTTGGCATCACCCTGTATTCGCTGGCGGTCTCGATCGGCGCCTCGGCCTATGCGCTGTGGCTGGTGTCGCGGCCCAGCCTGCCCTGGCGCCGGCTGCTGGCCGGTGCCGTGCTGATGGGCCTGGGCATCGCCACCATGCATTACCTGGGCATGGCGGCGATGCGCATGCAGCCGGGCATCGACTACCACGCCGGCTGGTTTGCCGCCTCCATCGCGGTGGCCATCGGTGCCGCCGGTGCCGCCCTGTGGATCGCTTTCCGCCTGCGCGCCGAGCACCGCCACACCCTGCTCCTGCGCGCGCTCGCGTCACTGGTAATGGGCCTGGCCATCGTTGGCATGCATTACACCGGCATGGCCGCCGCGCGCTTCCCCGAGGGCAGTATCTGTGGCGCCGTCGGCAGTGGTGGCATCGACACGCGCTGGCTGGCGGTGCTGGTGATCGTCACCACCGTGGCCACGCTTGGCATCGCCCTGGTGGCCTCGCTGTTCGACCGGCAGATGCGCGTGCGCACCGGGCTGCTGGCCGACTCGCTGGCGCACGCCAACAACAAGCTGATCCAGGCCGCACTGCATGACCCGTTGACCCAGCTGCCCAACCGCATGCTCCTGCAGGACCGCATCGAGCAGGCCATCGAGAAGGCGCGACGCCGCAACCATGCGGTGGCGGTGATGTTCTGCGACCTGGACGGTTTCAAGGCGGTCAATGATGCCTATGGCCACCAGCTCGGCGACCGCCTGCTGGTGGCGGTGGCGCAGCGCATCGGCAGCCTGCTGCGGCCGCAGGATACGTTTGCCCGTCTCGGCGGCGACGAGTTCGTGATCGTGCTGGCCATCGATATTCCCGACGATGCGGTGGTGGTGGCCGAGCGCATCATCGCCGCTGCCGGCGAACCGTTCACGCTGGATGCGGCCGAACTGCAGGTCAGCGCCAGCCTGGGCATCGCCCTGTACCCGGATGACGCCAGCAACGAGCGCGAGCTGATGGCGCACGCCGATGCGGCGATGTACCACACCAAGGAAACCGGGCGGAACGGCTATACCTTCTTCACCCCGTCGATGCAGCTCAGCGCCAACCGCCAGCTGCGCCTGCTGCAGGACCTGCGCAAGGCGATCGCGCGTGACGAGCTGCTGCTGCACTACCAGCCGAAGTTCCCGGCCGCTGGCGCACCGGCTACCGGCGCCGAGGCGCTGCTGCGCTGGCAGCACCCGGAACTGGGCCTGCTGGCGCCGGATGTGTTCATTCCCATCGCCGAGCGCAGCGGCCTGATCCTGCCGATCGGCGACTGGGTACTGGACCGCGCCTGTGCGCAGCTGCGTACATGGCACGAGGCCGGGCATACGGAATGGTCGATGGCGGTGAACCTGTCGCCGTTGCAGTTCGCCTCGCCGGCGCTGCTGGACAGCGTGCGCGAGGTGCTGCAGCGGCACCGGATCGAACCGGCACGCCTGACCCTGGAGATCACCGAGACCACGGCGATGAAGGACGTCGACGCCAGCCTGGCGATCCTCAACGACCTGACCGCGATGGGCGTGCACATCGCCATCGATGATTTCGGCACCGGCTATTCCAGCCTGCTGTACCTCAAGCGCATGCCGGCCACCGAACTGAAGATCGATCGTGCGTTCGTGCACGACCTGGAACGCAATGACGAGGACGCCGCCATCGTCTCGTCGATCATCGCGCTGGGCCGCACCCTGCAGCTGCAGGTGGTGGCCGAAGGCGTGGAGACCCAGGCGCAGCGCGAATACCTGAGCGAGCTGGGCTGCGACCAGTTGCAGGGTTATCACCTGGGCCGGCCGATGGATGCCGAGGAGTTCCTGCGCCGGGTGGGGTGA
- the radA gene encoding DNA repair protein RadA yields MAKARTAYVCNECGAEFSKWQGQCTECNAWNSLSEIVLESAAAAKAPASRRAGWAGKIDPPKITALKDVEQTEHRRVSTGIGEFDRVLGGGLVEGAVVLVGGDPGIGKSTLLLQAVAKMAAVLPVLYVTGEESLAQVAGRAHRLELPLDGVNALAETGVESILQHASKAGPRLIVADSVQTLWTESLTAAPGSVSQVRESAARLVRFAKETGTAVFLVGHVTKEGGIAGPRVLEHMVDAVLYFEGESGSRFRLLRAFKNRFGAVNELGVFAMGDKGLKEVSNPSAIFLSGGSTHQPGSCVMVTREGTRPLLVEVQALVDASPLSNPRRVAVGLEQNRLAMLLAVLHRHGGVLVGDQDVFVNVVGGIRVQETAADLPVLLAVLSSLQDRPLAEKTIAFGEVGLSGEIRPVPNGEDRLREAATHGFKRAIVPKANAPKGGSVKGMEVIAVERLSEAIDAA; encoded by the coding sequence ATGGCAAAAGCCCGCACCGCCTACGTCTGCAATGAATGCGGCGCCGAATTCAGCAAGTGGCAGGGCCAATGCACCGAGTGCAACGCCTGGAACTCGCTGTCGGAAATCGTGCTGGAAAGCGCGGCGGCGGCCAAGGCGCCGGCCTCGCGCCGGGCCGGCTGGGCCGGCAAGATCGACCCGCCGAAGATCACCGCGCTGAAGGACGTGGAGCAGACCGAGCATCGCAGGGTCTCCACCGGCATCGGCGAGTTCGACCGGGTGCTGGGCGGTGGCCTGGTCGAGGGCGCGGTGGTGCTGGTCGGTGGCGATCCGGGCATCGGCAAGTCGACGCTGCTTCTGCAGGCGGTGGCGAAGATGGCCGCCGTGCTGCCGGTGCTGTACGTCACGGGCGAGGAGTCGCTGGCGCAGGTCGCCGGCCGCGCGCACCGGCTGGAGCTGCCGCTGGACGGGGTCAACGCGCTGGCCGAGACCGGGGTGGAGTCGATCCTGCAGCATGCATCCAAGGCCGGCCCGCGGCTGATCGTGGCCGACTCCGTGCAGACCCTGTGGACCGAGAGCCTGACCGCTGCGCCGGGATCGGTCAGCCAGGTGCGCGAGAGCGCGGCACGGCTGGTGCGGTTCGCCAAGGAGACCGGCACCGCCGTGTTCCTGGTCGGCCACGTGACCAAGGAGGGCGGCATCGCTGGTCCGCGCGTGCTCGAGCACATGGTTGACGCGGTGCTGTACTTCGAGGGCGAGAGCGGCAGCCGCTTCCGCCTGCTGCGCGCGTTCAAGAACCGCTTCGGTGCGGTCAACGAACTGGGCGTGTTCGCGATGGGCGACAAGGGCCTGAAGGAGGTCTCCAACCCATCGGCGATCTTCCTGTCCGGCGGCAGCACCCATCAACCGGGCAGCTGCGTGATGGTCACCCGCGAGGGCACCCGGCCGCTGCTGGTGGAAGTGCAGGCGCTGGTCGATGCGTCGCCGCTGTCGAACCCGCGCCGTGTCGCGGTCGGCCTGGAGCAGAACCGCCTGGCCATGCTGCTGGCGGTGCTGCATCGCCACGGGGGCGTGCTGGTTGGCGACCAGGACGTGTTCGTCAACGTGGTCGGTGGCATCCGCGTGCAGGAGACCGCCGCCGACCTGCCGGTGCTGCTGGCGGTACTGTCCTCGCTGCAGGATCGGCCGTTGGCGGAAAAGACCATTGCCTTCGGCGAGGTGGGCCTGTCCGGCGAGATCCGCCCGGTGCCCAATGGCGAAGACCGCCTGCGCGAGGCCGCCACCCATGGCTTCAAGCGCGCCATCGTGCCCAAGGCCAATGCGCCCAAGGGCGGTTCGGTGAAGGGCATGGAAGTGATCGCGGTGGAGCGCCTGTCCGAGGCGATCGACGCGGCGTGA
- a CDS encoding ATP-binding protein yields MQDTALTAPNAEIRRAGVDLNGLMTVLGKHLYSTPMVALRELVQNAHDSIIRRRIEQPGVEVPSRISVQVDAAAGVLRITDTGAGLTRQEIHDYLATVGVGYTRGLRQGGEDDEGLIGMFGLGFLSAFVLARRVSVRTTSYQTPDLGHLYVSSNAEQYTVSEVPARAVGTEVELELHPDFLPLANEARLQEVLGRYCALLSEPIFIGAAGEALNPEPPPWRGPGDVAVHPVQARRQALQFAARFEHDFEPIVTVPLRADGNSDATGLLWVQDGATYGTSDNRNLSVFVRGMLLDDDARDLLPPWAGFIGGVIESSRLTPTASREDLQRDDQYRAVQHALLEALIDGLADVARQQPEAWRRVLSRHNEALLGAALCDDRLFDLLLEHVRVPTSQGDLPASALPARGAVHVILDNGGGFEEMLFRAMGVPVAHGHRYAVVPFLRRWAQAKGLRLVELGTEQGNRALFRSDDSLDEVQLAWLREQLGDGEQLLPARFSPEALPVVVVPDREAELKQRLEDDENDKRVSMAALRLARQFTARIESRAPSRLYLNLDNPAVQALLRAQREGHPQAEAAARLLRSLKIIVAAQGRPLARAATATPGPDLNGAFTDIAGALQQMLR; encoded by the coding sequence ATGCAGGACACCGCGCTCACCGCCCCCAACGCCGAGATCCGTCGTGCCGGGGTCGATCTCAATGGACTGATGACGGTGCTGGGCAAGCACCTGTACTCCACCCCGATGGTGGCGCTGCGTGAGCTGGTGCAGAACGCGCACGACTCGATCATCCGCCGCCGCATCGAACAGCCCGGCGTCGAGGTGCCTTCGCGCATTTCGGTGCAGGTCGATGCCGCTGCCGGCGTGCTGCGCATCACCGATACCGGTGCCGGCCTGACCCGCCAGGAGATCCACGATTACCTGGCCACCGTCGGCGTCGGCTATACCCGTGGCCTGCGCCAGGGCGGCGAGGACGATGAAGGCCTGATCGGCATGTTCGGCCTCGGTTTCCTGTCGGCCTTCGTGCTGGCACGCCGGGTCAGCGTGCGCACCACCTCGTACCAGACGCCGGATCTGGGCCATCTGTACGTGTCCAGCAACGCCGAGCAGTACACCGTCAGCGAAGTGCCGGCACGCGCGGTCGGCACCGAGGTGGAACTGGAGCTGCATCCGGACTTCCTGCCGCTGGCCAACGAAGCTCGCCTGCAGGAGGTGCTGGGCCGCTACTGTGCGCTGCTGTCCGAGCCGATCTTCATCGGCGCTGCGGGCGAGGCGCTCAACCCCGAGCCGCCGCCGTGGCGCGGCCCGGGGGATGTGGCCGTGCATCCGGTGCAGGCGCGCCGCCAGGCGCTGCAGTTCGCCGCGCGTTTCGAGCATGATTTCGAGCCGATCGTCACCGTGCCGCTGCGTGCCGATGGCAACAGCGATGCCACCGGCCTGCTGTGGGTGCAGGACGGCGCCACCTATGGCACCAGCGACAACCGCAACCTGTCGGTGTTCGTGCGCGGCATGCTGCTGGACGACGACGCGCGCGACCTGCTGCCGCCGTGGGCCGGCTTCATCGGCGGGGTGATCGAATCCTCCCGGCTCACGCCTACCGCCAGTCGCGAAGACCTGCAGCGCGATGACCAGTACCGCGCCGTGCAGCATGCACTGCTGGAGGCGCTGATCGACGGCCTGGCCGACGTCGCGCGGCAGCAGCCAGAGGCGTGGCGACGCGTATTGAGCCGCCATAACGAGGCGCTGCTGGGCGCGGCGCTGTGCGATGACCGCCTGTTCGACCTGCTGCTGGAACACGTGCGCGTGCCGACTTCGCAGGGTGACCTGCCGGCCAGTGCGCTGCCCGCGCGCGGTGCCGTGCACGTGATCCTCGACAACGGCGGCGGTTTCGAGGAAATGCTGTTCCGCGCGATGGGCGTGCCGGTCGCGCATGGCCATCGCTATGCGGTGGTGCCGTTCCTGCGGCGCTGGGCCCAGGCCAAGGGCCTGCGCCTGGTCGAACTCGGCACCGAGCAGGGCAACCGCGCGCTGTTCCGCAGCGACGACAGCCTCGACGAGGTGCAGCTGGCATGGCTGCGCGAGCAGCTGGGTGATGGCGAGCAGCTGCTGCCGGCGCGCTTCAGCCCGGAGGCATTGCCGGTAGTGGTGGTGCCCGACCGCGAGGCCGAACTGAAGCAGCGCCTGGAGGACGACGAGAACGACAAGCGCGTTTCGATGGCGGCGCTGCGCCTGGCGCGGCAGTTCACCGCACGCATCGAATCGCGCGCACCCTCGCGGCTGTATCTCAACCTCGACAACCCGGCGGTGCAGGCGCTGTTGCGCGCACAGCGCGAGGGCCACCCGCAGGCCGAAGCGGCGGCACGCCTGCTGCGCTCGCTGAAGATCATCGTCGCTGCGCAGGGCCGTCCCCTGGCCCGGGCAGCGACCGCCACGCCAGGCCCGGATCTCAACGGCGCCTTTACCGATATCGCCGGTGCCCTGCAGCAGATGCTGCGCTGA
- a CDS encoding tetratricopeptide repeat protein, translating to MDIWNWVEKLQGDLRQAGQAQNAHLLNRLADEVSELQIDRVDALLPEARALGKALDNPWVDVYVGHWALRNRVGNRVEGESALGEAVALFERAHREDTLECPQSICVTQDLAACYGNIDGPGWVPERIEVCDETLGRIDPSWACFQCLSCEKADALLDDGRGQEALDYLQVQSDAIEACGKEVFDSFPEMQIKILLAVGRAEEALVLIEKREAEVAASGEYEPANCTVPRRLSKAWALAQLGRDEEALQQLVPWRELTPNYWRLWANTAAALCQRDPARNTWDLGTRFNTIIEHFARVGSHRLLIEVAALSLELALQRGARWVALRQLELARTHLAQLRQDRGAAALVAGLAARIDALPDVAPLPVPAAELLAWLEAQGEQNQARDPEREAQWLLQAQAQLPDDEALAEMAASALSACGAQTEARALLWRFVRAHTQDDGPAAYTLMRWLAEQGDDDGLRQLADLYRGSVPVFAHWCDVQRARRVSDWPALEQAAQALLAASPGSHGARGTLARMYMETGRFSEAQACYAQLAELLEEPSAAHWDHMSAASAARDWDAVRRSAAAIGMELSSQGGVVEEPWGWVIIRSEENGEPMEYYARRSGPVTARIVENAPSNRAQQVGDWVVFDAALVHPAPEEEEAREHFIPTYAQVHVLERGGFARSWMIDGAHPGEEAWNAFVEVAEAQGWKVWSHSRPDYTVTDPDVEEGTLPGLLFTVAQPQDHAPLALHRFLQQETAKWPHPHCWLRLAEACDQDRQPHLDVIERYGL from the coding sequence ATGGACATCTGGAACTGGGTCGAAAAACTGCAGGGAGACCTGCGCCAGGCCGGCCAGGCGCAGAACGCGCACCTGCTGAACCGCCTCGCCGACGAGGTCAGTGAGCTGCAGATCGACCGCGTCGATGCACTGCTGCCCGAAGCGCGTGCGCTGGGCAAGGCACTGGACAACCCCTGGGTCGACGTTTATGTCGGCCATTGGGCGCTGCGCAACCGCGTCGGCAACCGTGTTGAAGGCGAGAGCGCTCTTGGCGAAGCCGTTGCGCTGTTCGAGCGCGCACACCGCGAAGACACCCTGGAATGCCCGCAGTCGATCTGCGTGACCCAGGATCTGGCCGCCTGCTACGGCAACATCGATGGCCCGGGCTGGGTGCCCGAGCGCATCGAGGTGTGCGACGAGACCCTCGGCCGCATCGATCCCAGCTGGGCCTGCTTCCAGTGCCTGAGCTGCGAGAAAGCCGATGCGCTGCTCGACGACGGCCGCGGCCAGGAGGCGCTCGATTACCTGCAGGTGCAGTCCGATGCGATCGAGGCCTGCGGCAAGGAGGTGTTCGACAGCTTCCCGGAGATGCAGATCAAGATCCTGCTTGCCGTCGGCCGGGCCGAAGAGGCGCTGGTGCTGATCGAAAAGCGCGAGGCTGAAGTGGCGGCTTCCGGTGAGTACGAGCCGGCCAACTGCACGGTGCCACGCCGCCTGTCCAAGGCGTGGGCGCTGGCCCAGCTGGGCCGCGACGAAGAGGCGTTGCAGCAGCTGGTGCCGTGGCGCGAGCTGACCCCGAACTACTGGCGGCTGTGGGCGAACACCGCCGCAGCGCTGTGCCAGCGCGACCCTGCACGCAATACGTGGGACCTGGGCACGCGTTTCAACACGATCATCGAGCACTTCGCCCGGGTCGGTTCGCATCGCCTGCTGATCGAAGTCGCGGCGCTGAGCCTGGAGTTGGCACTGCAGCGGGGAGCGCGCTGGGTGGCGCTGCGCCAGCTGGAGCTGGCGCGCACCCATCTGGCGCAGCTGCGGCAGGACCGTGGCGCAGCTGCCCTGGTGGCCGGCCTGGCCGCACGCATCGACGCCTTGCCGGATGTCGCACCGCTGCCGGTGCCGGCCGCCGAACTGCTGGCATGGCTGGAGGCGCAGGGGGAGCAGAACCAGGCGCGCGACCCGGAGCGTGAGGCGCAGTGGCTGCTGCAGGCACAGGCGCAGCTGCCCGATGACGAGGCCTTGGCCGAGATGGCCGCCTCTGCGCTGAGCGCCTGTGGTGCACAGACCGAAGCGCGTGCATTGCTGTGGCGCTTCGTGCGCGCACACACGCAGGATGACGGTCCGGCCGCCTATACGTTGATGCGCTGGCTGGCCGAGCAGGGCGACGACGATGGCCTGCGCCAGTTGGCCGACCTCTATCGCGGCAGCGTGCCGGTGTTCGCGCACTGGTGCGACGTGCAGCGCGCACGCCGGGTGTCCGACTGGCCGGCGCTGGAGCAGGCCGCGCAGGCGCTGCTGGCAGCATCGCCCGGTTCGCACGGTGCGCGCGGCACGCTGGCGCGCATGTACATGGAAACCGGCCGCTTCAGCGAGGCGCAGGCCTGCTATGCGCAGCTGGCGGAGCTGCTGGAAGAGCCGAGCGCCGCGCATTGGGACCACATGAGTGCAGCCAGCGCGGCGCGTGACTGGGACGCGGTGCGTCGCTCGGCCGCAGCGATCGGCATGGAGCTGTCCAGCCAGGGCGGTGTGGTCGAGGAGCCGTGGGGCTGGGTGATCATCCGCAGCGAAGAGAACGGCGAACCGATGGAGTACTACGCCCGTCGCAGCGGCCCGGTCACCGCACGCATCGTTGAGAACGCGCCGTCCAACCGCGCCCAGCAGGTGGGTGACTGGGTGGTGTTCGATGCGGCGCTGGTGCATCCGGCCCCGGAGGAAGAAGAGGCGCGCGAGCATTTCATCCCGACCTATGCCCAGGTGCATGTCCTGGAGCGCGGCGGCTTCGCCCGCAGCTGGATGATCGATGGCGCGCACCCGGGCGAAGAGGCCTGGAATGCCTTCGTCGAGGTGGCCGAAGCACAGGGTTGGAAAGTGTGGTCGCACAGCCGCCCGGACTACACGGTCACCGATCCCGATGTGGAAGAGGGTACGCTGCCCGGCCTGCTGTTCACCGTCGCCCAGCCGCAGGACCATGCGCCGCTGGCGCTGCACCGCTTCCTGCAGCAGGAGACCGCGAAGTGGCCGCATCCGCATTGCTGGCTGCGATTGGCCGAAGCCTGTGACCAGGACCGCCAGCCGCATCTGGATGTGATCGAGCGTTACGGGTTGTAG